One window of Papaver somniferum cultivar HN1 chromosome 9, ASM357369v1, whole genome shotgun sequence genomic DNA carries:
- the LOC113313039 gene encoding protein SLE1-like — translation MSSQDRQELDARAREGETVVPGGTGGKSLEAQEHLAEGRSRGGQTRREQLGTEGYQEMGSKGGQTRKEQIGTEGYQEMGKKGGLSTMEQSGGERAEQEGIDIDESKYRTRSQPN, via the exons atgtctTCCCAGGATAGGCAAGAACTTGATGCTAGGGCAAGGGAGGGAGAGACTGTTGTGCCTGGTGGTACTGGAGGAAAGAGTCTTGAAGCTCAGGAACATCTTGCTGAGG GGCGTAGCCGAGGAGGGCAAACAAGGAGGGAGCAGCTAGGGACTGAAGGATACCAGGAGATGGGAAGCAAAGGAGGGCAGACAAGGAAGGAGCAGATCGGGACTGAAGGTTATCAGGAGATGGGAAAGAAAGGTGGGTTGAGTACCATGGAACAGTCTGGTGGTGAACGTGCTGAACAAGAAGGCATTGATATTGACGAGTCTAAGTACCGTACTCGAAGCCAGCCCAACTAA